A stretch of the Streptosporangium sp. NBC_01755 genome encodes the following:
- a CDS encoding ATP-binding protein has protein sequence MIDDVVREWPDVWRYPDLAAALARGDASTDLAMLLLRGLAEPLTVEQSAHRLIADGEFRAVEELHQKAHLPVRAAKDIADRLERARAAAAVRVHHDAVGLERRSARAGVSLDVDVRDLTDDAWLRLADADAKLGELDETVRSLEEQASVELRRSLAARAAELDGQDRAVAAWLESAEVCIQAGEFDTAKALIGDGPQHRHADTEPRLVPRLREDWPYEENDLETIMSWYFEPGAPYPPGFATWLPARDDAEAWALLRALRDTAREVTHDTVSALLRSLHRLLGTDRPWLELDDVGHRVLTRISLPDNARLPCLAFLGRRELATWVSNPRRPHDPPACDGPLLWIAPSVRAQEVLQDRRSVRGVAKLDATFLLRLVAPVHGRRLEPAVRLINLLRAICPRLAPDEVMNWREAAEHPQRHHLTWLLHLLGISADMATTDAVRYDVGDNPAVLRRFLAEVVPGPPRHDRARSVLLDLALLNEVRGRDEWRTEAVRDLLAPHAGERAALALLWAAIDFDSDEFTLDDLREDLTSIAEAEVAEVVVSHSGLPAGAAYLVREGLFEGPQEGPFRLPASGIRALLTEKRPGHVPRDQAVLAARAVYEEYRDTAARRIAEVGDRIVRVIGHKMNGRRAVIRSALEEERAEYALDVVKSLPSIHGMYTSATAPERPCRLTEILKNPLSVAQGDSGGMLRYELQHGEDLFVHANPWVLSECFFNLFDNSRLAVRETGREFGDIRVTVTVEVDDPTRCLIDIEDSGIGLSAEARERLAREDRFSSHGGSGVGFRTARSWFRAFGGHLEIVGRSAVLGGAHLRVTLPLTDPPAQM, from the coding sequence GTGATCGATGACGTGGTGCGGGAGTGGCCGGACGTGTGGCGTTATCCCGACCTGGCCGCGGCGCTCGCACGCGGCGACGCCTCAACCGACCTGGCCATGCTGCTCCTTCGCGGCCTGGCTGAGCCTCTCACCGTCGAGCAGAGCGCCCACCGTCTGATCGCCGACGGTGAGTTCCGCGCCGTCGAGGAACTGCACCAGAAGGCCCACCTACCGGTGCGGGCGGCCAAGGACATCGCCGACCGGCTGGAGCGGGCCCGCGCAGCGGCGGCCGTACGGGTTCACCACGACGCGGTCGGCCTGGAGCGCAGGTCCGCCCGCGCGGGTGTCTCGCTTGACGTGGATGTGCGCGATCTGACCGACGACGCGTGGCTGCGGCTGGCCGACGCGGACGCCAAGCTCGGCGAGCTGGACGAAACGGTGCGCTCGCTGGAGGAGCAGGCCTCAGTCGAACTGCGCCGATCCCTTGCGGCGCGGGCCGCCGAGCTGGACGGTCAGGACAGAGCGGTGGCGGCCTGGCTGGAGTCGGCCGAGGTCTGTATCCAGGCCGGGGAGTTCGACACGGCCAAAGCACTGATCGGCGACGGCCCCCAGCACCGCCATGCCGACACCGAACCGCGGCTGGTGCCCCGGCTCAGGGAGGACTGGCCGTACGAGGAGAACGACCTTGAGACGATCATGTCCTGGTACTTCGAGCCAGGCGCGCCCTACCCACCGGGATTCGCCACATGGCTTCCCGCGCGAGATGACGCCGAAGCCTGGGCGTTGCTGCGCGCACTGCGCGACACGGCACGGGAGGTCACTCACGACACGGTCTCCGCGCTGCTCCGCTCCCTGCACAGGTTGCTCGGTACCGACCGTCCCTGGCTGGAGTTGGACGACGTCGGCCACAGGGTACTGACCAGGATCAGCCTCCCTGACAACGCCCGCCTGCCGTGCCTGGCTTTTCTCGGCAGACGCGAGCTGGCGACTTGGGTGTCCAATCCGCGCCGCCCGCATGATCCGCCGGCCTGCGACGGCCCGCTGCTTTGGATCGCGCCGTCCGTCCGTGCCCAGGAGGTGCTCCAGGACAGGCGGTCGGTACGCGGCGTGGCCAAGCTTGACGCCACGTTCCTCCTCAGGCTCGTCGCCCCGGTTCACGGCCGACGCCTGGAACCGGCGGTGCGCCTGATCAACCTGCTGAGGGCGATCTGCCCACGCCTGGCACCCGACGAGGTCATGAACTGGCGAGAAGCCGCCGAGCACCCTCAGCGGCACCACCTGACCTGGCTGCTGCACCTGCTGGGCATCTCCGCCGACATGGCGACGACCGACGCGGTCCGCTACGACGTCGGCGACAACCCCGCCGTCCTACGCAGGTTTCTGGCGGAGGTGGTGCCCGGCCCCCCCAGGCACGACAGGGCTCGTTCAGTGCTGCTTGACCTGGCCCTGCTGAACGAGGTACGCGGCCGCGACGAGTGGCGCACCGAAGCGGTCAGGGACCTGCTCGCGCCGCACGCGGGCGAGCGGGCCGCCTTGGCCCTGCTGTGGGCCGCCATCGACTTCGACAGTGACGAGTTCACTCTCGACGACCTGCGCGAGGACCTCACCTCGATCGCCGAGGCGGAGGTGGCCGAGGTGGTGGTGAGCCACTCCGGCCTGCCCGCCGGTGCCGCCTACCTCGTACGGGAGGGATTGTTCGAAGGCCCTCAGGAGGGCCCCTTCCGGCTGCCCGCGAGCGGGATTCGCGCGCTGCTGACGGAGAAGCGCCCCGGCCACGTTCCACGTGATCAGGCGGTGCTCGCCGCCAGGGCCGTTTACGAGGAGTACCGCGACACCGCCGCACGCCGGATCGCCGAGGTCGGTGACCGGATCGTCCGCGTGATCGGTCACAAGATGAACGGCAGGCGAGCGGTGATCAGGAGCGCGTTGGAGGAAGAGCGCGCCGAATACGCACTGGACGTGGTGAAGTCACTTCCGTCTATCCATGGTATGTACACCAGCGCGACCGCGCCGGAGCGGCCGTGCAGGCTGACGGAGATCCTGAAGAATCCACTTAGCGTGGCGCAGGGCGACAGTGGGGGAATGCTCAGGTACGAACTTCAGCACGGCGAGGACCTGTTCGTCCACGCGAACCCGTGGGTACTCAGCGAGTGCTTCTTCAACCTTTTCGACAACTCGCGGCTGGCGGTGCGGGAGACCGGCAGGGAGTTCGGCGACATCAGGGTGACGGTCACCGTCGAGGTGGACGATCCGACCCGGTGCCTGATCGACATAGAGGACTCCGGCATCGGCCTGTCGGCGGAGGCGCGGGAACGGCTGGCGCGCGAAGACCGGTTCAGCAGTCATGGCGGCAGCGGGGTCGGTTTCCGGACGGCCAGGTCCTGGTTCAGGGCCTTCGGCGGGCATCTGGAGATCGTGGGCCGATCCGCCGTTCTGGGCGGAGCGCATCTGCGGGTCACCCTCCCTCTGACCGACCCGCCCGCCCAGATGTGA
- a CDS encoding phospholipase D-like domain-containing protein has protein sequence MSNRPAPTVTVYLPCDVGHVRVRTNFGSTLSPMEDTVLRVISALTDGRDSDPAGIDDLAALLGLGRKVTLDLVHDLWRHGYLTVDFADGSISLSPEVRRRLADGSLRTLASAESDEHTVELMIERLTGHVMPSAGPRSPKHPRFAVNQVSSDVTLDTAPRSELLAAVSRWLRQQDGDTDDGELLTEIQSARGGAGRPRQISSVRTVPADLRVVSGRRWYAMDVQAEIDEDTDTLVVTVVDRHFPPTRRELASTRLTQLAQAFPNDPLTKQLREVASAGLAEPPPIEEDIARLTEDAARLERVPPTQRRARHLELADDARRIEAMLDHRFAREVEHRVVIGPTEHAAILAELVDSARTQIVIAVPWVRYAALRTVEPRLRQAVKRGVQVVVVWGIAHRSTLDVQVDSAIDSLTRERGRASALVPKVSARTHAKVVVCDDRRALVTSWNALSARGGDHEIGLLLSSPDDRGGEAVRDLLGWVRTTVPEGPLSRMVLQQEHQFPPPSTDPTAPRPTTPVPTPPPDESTDEQSAGAVRAWGLAWAEYAARFQQRLAERVRSSARIVEDGEHRELLWRALRMAARRLVISSHEIGDEVLDRRMADALERCLRRGVEVTVSYGRPTAQGSTAAALLRDLADRYPDLMRLNVGGTHAKVLVWDDDVVVGSFNYLSYAGHGTLGGRHLQRSELSVRLAGPAIANEVASAAGEPAEVTARVAGRSSGTVAPAPPAHDPGVLAATRRILDAAGDGATATSAIAAELTSTDDPWPVLESLHEVESGSMVVRAAAAFCLSRYAGDADPDVVLRWRRHLVVDLWRSGAFVEAAVLRCADNDGTWQPSPSFAVAAAARTTPRGGDALVAAVFDADLVDDERSALLAVAVAETLARGSSDAHGAVEVLSSSISGPWAKLGELAVDYHARTIGADTADLMHAIADERQRRHALRAAWESVDLALEQSRPLPVDIEGAKRTHAALFKESGIFGMLGDAATRRDVAGLRNLVGGTFPDANDPEERAGVLVDDTWRQVAPRHELLTGMYRGKYLGRLAKVVLSVRSLTRLATEDHRLRHRPELLDATRALADGFHAMRPELAGENGRLGRTGGPVAAAVLADLDHLFAGTKEEALRA, from the coding sequence ATGAGCAACCGTCCCGCCCCAACGGTCACCGTCTACCTGCCCTGCGATGTGGGCCACGTGAGGGTACGCACCAATTTCGGCTCCACACTGTCGCCGATGGAGGACACGGTCCTGCGCGTCATCTCGGCGCTGACCGACGGGCGCGACAGCGACCCCGCCGGCATCGACGATCTGGCCGCACTACTCGGCCTCGGCCGCAAGGTGACTCTCGACCTCGTCCACGACCTGTGGCGGCATGGCTACCTCACGGTCGACTTCGCGGACGGCTCGATCAGTCTCAGCCCCGAGGTCAGGCGGCGGCTTGCCGACGGCAGCCTGCGCACCCTGGCCAGCGCGGAGTCCGACGAGCACACGGTCGAGCTGATGATCGAGCGGCTGACCGGGCACGTGATGCCCAGCGCGGGCCCTCGGTCGCCGAAGCACCCGAGGTTCGCGGTCAACCAGGTCTCGTCGGACGTCACGCTGGACACCGCGCCCCGTTCGGAGCTGCTGGCCGCCGTCAGCAGGTGGCTGCGGCAGCAGGACGGCGACACCGACGACGGCGAGCTCCTGACCGAGATCCAGAGCGCGCGCGGCGGAGCGGGCCGTCCTCGGCAGATCTCGTCCGTACGAACCGTGCCGGCGGACCTGCGGGTGGTCTCTGGGCGGCGCTGGTACGCGATGGACGTGCAGGCCGAGATCGACGAGGACACCGACACTCTGGTCGTCACCGTGGTCGACCGGCATTTCCCACCCACGCGTCGCGAGCTCGCCTCGACCAGGCTGACCCAGCTGGCGCAGGCGTTCCCCAATGATCCGCTCACCAAGCAGCTGCGCGAGGTGGCGAGCGCGGGGTTGGCCGAGCCTCCGCCGATCGAGGAGGACATCGCCAGGCTCACCGAGGACGCGGCGAGGCTCGAACGGGTTCCGCCGACCCAGCGCCGGGCCAGGCACCTGGAGCTGGCCGACGACGCCCGCCGCATCGAGGCGATGCTCGACCACCGCTTCGCCAGGGAGGTCGAGCATCGAGTCGTGATCGGTCCCACCGAGCATGCCGCCATCCTGGCCGAGCTCGTCGACAGCGCGCGGACGCAGATCGTCATCGCCGTACCGTGGGTGAGGTACGCCGCGCTGCGGACGGTGGAACCTCGGCTGCGCCAGGCCGTCAAACGCGGCGTACAGGTCGTCGTCGTCTGGGGCATCGCACACCGCTCCACGCTTGACGTCCAGGTCGATTCGGCCATCGATAGTCTCACCCGCGAGCGGGGCAGGGCATCCGCGCTGGTGCCCAAGGTGTCGGCCCGCACGCACGCCAAGGTCGTCGTCTGCGACGACCGCCGTGCCCTGGTCACGAGCTGGAACGCGCTCAGCGCCCGCGGCGGCGACCACGAGATCGGGCTGCTGCTGTCCTCCCCCGACGACCGGGGCGGTGAGGCGGTGCGCGATCTGCTCGGCTGGGTCAGGACCACCGTGCCAGAGGGGCCGCTCAGCCGGATGGTACTCCAGCAGGAACACCAGTTTCCCCCGCCCAGCACCGACCCCACCGCGCCCCGGCCGACCACGCCGGTGCCGACGCCGCCGCCCGACGAGAGCACGGATGAGCAGTCGGCGGGAGCTGTGCGGGCCTGGGGACTGGCCTGGGCGGAGTACGCCGCCCGGTTCCAGCAGCGGCTCGCCGAGCGTGTCAGGAGCTCGGCGAGGATCGTGGAGGACGGCGAGCACCGCGAGCTGCTCTGGCGTGCGCTGCGCATGGCCGCACGCCGCCTGGTGATCTCCTCGCATGAGATCGGTGACGAGGTGCTGGACCGGCGCATGGCCGACGCGCTGGAGCGGTGCCTACGGCGCGGCGTCGAGGTGACCGTCTCGTACGGCAGGCCGACCGCGCAGGGGAGCACGGCGGCGGCACTGCTGCGTGATCTGGCCGACAGGTATCCCGACCTGATGCGGTTGAATGTCGGCGGGACCCACGCCAAGGTGCTTGTCTGGGATGACGACGTGGTGGTCGGTAGCTTCAACTACCTCTCCTACGCCGGGCACGGCACACTCGGCGGGCGGCACCTGCAGCGCTCGGAGCTCAGCGTCAGGCTTGCCGGGCCGGCGATCGCGAACGAGGTGGCCTCGGCGGCGGGCGAGCCCGCCGAGGTGACCGCCAGGGTGGCGGGTAGGTCCTCGGGCACGGTGGCGCCCGCTCCCCCGGCCCACGACCCCGGCGTGCTGGCGGCGACGCGCCGGATCCTCGACGCGGCCGGGGACGGCGCCACGGCCACCTCTGCCATCGCCGCGGAGCTGACCTCAACTGACGATCCATGGCCCGTCCTGGAGAGCCTGCACGAGGTGGAATCGGGGTCGATGGTGGTGCGGGCGGCGGCCGCCTTCTGCCTCAGCCGTTACGCGGGGGATGCGGATCCCGACGTCGTACTGCGCTGGCGCCGCCACCTCGTCGTGGACCTGTGGCGCTCCGGCGCGTTCGTCGAGGCGGCGGTGCTGCGCTGCGCCGACAACGACGGGACCTGGCAGCCCAGCCCTTCTTTCGCGGTGGCGGCCGCCGCGCGGACCACTCCGCGCGGCGGGGACGCACTGGTCGCCGCCGTTTTCGATGCCGACCTGGTCGATGACGAGCGCTCCGCCCTGCTCGCCGTCGCCGTGGCCGAGACGCTGGCCCGAGGCTCGTCCGACGCGCACGGTGCCGTCGAGGTGCTGTCGTCGTCGATCTCCGGCCCGTGGGCCAAGCTCGGTGAGCTGGCGGTGGACTATCACGCCAGGACGATCGGCGCCGACACCGCCGACCTGATGCACGCCATCGCGGACGAGCGGCAGCGGCGGCACGCACTGCGGGCGGCCTGGGAGTCCGTGGACCTGGCGCTGGAGCAGTCCCGCCCGTTGCCCGTCGACATCGAGGGCGCCAAGCGCACCCATGCCGCGCTGTTCAAGGAGAGCGGGATCTTCGGCATGCTGGGCGACGCGGCCACCCGGCGGGATGTGGCCGGGCTGCGCAATCTCGTTGGCGGCACGTTCCCAGACGCGAACGACCCCGAGGAGCGCGCGGGTGTGCTGGTCGACGACACCTGGCGGCAGGTCGCGCCGCGACACGAACTACTCACCGGCATGTATCGGGGCAAGTACCTGGGCCGGCTGGCAAAGGTGGTGCTCTCGGTGCGGAGCCTGACCAGGCTCGCCACCGAGGACCATCGGCTGCGCCACCGTCCCGAGCTGCTCGACGCCACCCGCGCGCTCGCTGACGGCTTCCACGCGATGCGCCCCGAACTGGCCGGTGAGAACGGGCGGCTGGGCCGGACAGGCGGCCCGGTCGCGGCGGCTGTCCTGGCGGACCTGGACCATCTGTTCGCGGGTACCAAGGAGGAGGCGTTGCGGGCGTGA